ACCGCTATCCGGGTGACCGATGAGGCCCGCCCGCCGCTGGAGGAGATCGTCCACGTCACCGAGCTCGACGAGCCTGCCAAGGGCTCTGCGGCCGCGGGTGAACCGTTCGACGTCTACGAGGACGACAGGATCACGGTATCGGCGATCCTGGTTGACCATCCCCCGGTGTATCCCGCATTGGCCTACCGGGTCACCTCCGACTACGGCTCCATCACCTTCTCCGGCGATACGGCCGAATGCGGCAATCTGGTGAAGCTCGCGCGCGGCACCGATGTCCTGGTTCACGAGGCGGTGAACTTGGACTTCTACCGAGGTAAGGGATTCGATCCCACCTTCATCGCACACCAGGCCTGCTCGCACACCACACCTGCGGGAGCGGGACGGGTTGCTGCGGCTGCGGGAGCGGGACGTCTCGTCCTGTCCCACCTGGCAGGTGCCGCGGAGGCGGACTACTGGTCCTCCCGGGCACGCACGGAGTTCGACGGGCCCGTCGACGTCGCCTCGAGCGGGGCACGGTTCACGCTCTCCCGGCAGGCCGTCCCCGCCGTGCCGGAATGACGGCTCTCAGCGGCCGGTCTCCGTTCGCTCGTGGTCGAAACCGGAAGCGAACCGCACTTGCCGAGCAATACCCCGCGCGGCGGTCTGCAGGACGGGCACGATGGCGTTCGGTTTGGGTTGGGCGTCCACGATCACAACGCCGAGTGCTGCGATGACGTGCCCGTCGGTGCTGGTGACCGGCACCGCGACCCCGCTTGTTCTCTCGGCGGATTCTTCGGCCGTCGTCGCGAAACCGGACTCCCGTACCTGTGCGAGTTCTCGGAGAACCTGCGCGCGGTCGGTGACCGTGCGGGAAGTGAACCGTTCCGGGTTTTCCAGAGCACGAACGATCGTCTGTTGCGGTGCATGGGTGAGCAGGACCTTGCCCGCGGCACTGGCGTGCAAGCCCATCCGGTCGCCTACGCGGTGGACTGCCGGGCCCGGGCGGGTTCCGGAGATTCGCTCCAGCAGCAGGGCCTTGGTCCCGTCGAGCACGAACAGATTGACGACGTGGTGGGTGAGGAACAGGACGTCGTGCATGAACGGAGCTGCGACCTCCGCCAGGTCCTGACGCACCGGTGACAGCCGTCCCAGGGACCACAGCTTGTGCCCGATCCGGTACCGCCCGTCGATCCGCACCAGCGCTCCCCAGGTCACCAGCTCCTTGATCAGCCGGTGGCAGGTGGCGAACGGAAGCCCCGAACGGCGGGCGATGTCGCTGAGCGAGAGAGCGTAGTGCTCGGTATCGAAAGCCTCGAGGACGCTCAGGACACGAGCAGCGACGGACTTCGGGTGTGCCCCGGTGCCGTCCGCGTCGGAGCGGGCGAGACCGGGGCTTGTCTCGCCGGTCATGAATCCTGCACCCGTACCATGCGACAAGTATGACAACCGAGCCGGGAAATCCTGCGACGTCGATGCCGTGAATCACAGGTGACCAGGTTCCCGGGTGGGACCACGAGCACGGTAACGGGATCAGCCTGCGTCGAGACCCAGCCGGGCCCGGTCTCGCTGCTGGTTGATGAACAGCATCGACAGCACCCCCACGGCCAGCAGAAGCAGAGCCGTGATCAGGAAGGCGTTGGCGAAGCCCTGCGCCTCGGTCACGGCCGAGCCGATCAGGAACCCGGCGACCGCGGGAGCGAACAGGCCGCCGCTGGTGAACAGGGCGTTGGTCACCTGCAGCAGCGCACCGCGCTGCGCGATCGAGGTCATCTCGGCCGCCACCAGGTAGGTCGCGGCGAACAGCGCCGGGGCCGTGCCGAACCCGAGGGCGAAGGCGATGGTGCGCAGGGTCTCGTTCGTCACGAGCACACCGAGCAGCAAGAACGCGCCGGCGAACACGGTGGCCGAGGACAGGACGATTCCCCGGGAGATGCGTGTCCGCACCCCTCGTTTGTCGAGGTACTGGGTGATCCAGCTCAGCCCCACGGTGGCGATCGTCCCCCAAATGGCCGGTAGCGCGATCACGGAACCGGCTTGCTGCGTGCTGTAGCCCATCACTTCCTCGTAGTAGGCGGGCAGCCACGACGTAGCGATGGCGAAGGTCCAGTAACCCATGAACGAGCACAACATGGCCAACACCCAGGAGGGAGTGAGGATGGAGCGAAGGTAGGGCACCTTCCGATCCACGGCAGCGGCCGGAACCTCTGCAGGCGGTGCCGTGCCCTCGATGTCGTGCTCGACCTGCATC
This Haloactinomyces albus DNA region includes the following protein-coding sequences:
- a CDS encoding MBL fold metallo-hydrolase, which produces MTGHTATRGGMELITLGVAAGPAIRGRENGISSAVVVDDVFYIVDFGLGCTRAAYEASLEGRQFRAGFITHLHSDHITELPGFLLWNWGEPVNGFTERVRILGPGQDPDDVAAGRKLAGTAGLVSATFEAFSYDTAIRVTDEARPPLEEIVHVTELDEPAKGSAAAGEPFDVYEDDRITVSAILVDHPPVYPALAYRVTSDYGSITFSGDTAECGNLVKLARGTDVLVHEAVNLDFYRGKGFDPTFIAHQACSHTTPAGAGRVAAAAGAGRLVLSHLAGAAEADYWSSRARTEFDGPVDVASSGARFTLSRQAVPAVPE
- a CDS encoding IclR family transcriptional regulator produces the protein MTGETSPGLARSDADGTGAHPKSVAARVLSVLEAFDTEHYALSLSDIARRSGLPFATCHRLIKELVTWGALVRIDGRYRIGHKLWSLGRLSPVRQDLAEVAAPFMHDVLFLTHHVVNLFVLDGTKALLLERISGTRPGPAVHRVGDRMGLHASAAGKVLLTHAPQQTIVRALENPERFTSRTVTDRAQVLRELAQVRESGFATTAEESAERTSGVAVPVTSTDGHVIAALGVVIVDAQPKPNAIVPVLQTAARGIARQVRFASGFDHERTETGR
- a CDS encoding MFS transporter, with translation MTKQLSAAPAPPVPDRANPRYWAPKKRNAYGWLMAIMLLFLMMINWADKAILGIVAAPLMRDLQITPEQFGLVSSAVFLLFGVAQFVAAPIANRVSSKWILLALCLIWSVAQVPIFVFASLPALWFSRILLGAGEGPLAPILMHSIYKWFPRHRSATPAAVGASGVTLGIVVFAPVLAWVAAEFGWQATFIFLALIGVVWAGFWLVLAKEGPYTSMQVEHDIEGTAPPAEVPAAAVDRKVPYLRSILTPSWVLAMLCSFMGYWTFAIATSWLPAYYEEVMGYSTQQAGSVIALPAIWGTIATVGLSWITQYLDKRGVRTRISRGIVLSSATVFAGAFLLLGVLVTNETLRTIAFALGFGTAPALFAATYLVAAEMTSIAQRGALLQVTNALFTSGGLFAPAVAGFLIGSAVTEAQGFANAFLITALLLLAVGVLSMLFINQQRDRARLGLDAG